One Nocardia huaxiensis genomic window, CCTGGTGCGCACCGGGCAGGAATTCCTGGAAGCCTCGTGGACGGCGGCCTCCTTCGGCGGGGCCGCGCCGCTGGGCGCGCACGGCCTGGATCTGGCCGCCTCCTCCTATCGCGGCCTGGATGTGGTGCACGCCGATGCGGAGAAGCGCGGCCTGCCCTGGTGGACGCTGAGCCCGCTGGCCGCCGACGACCCGGACGAGATCGTGCTGCCGGTGCTGTCCGCACCCTCGGCGCGTGGGTCCGAGGAACTGGTCGCCACCATCTTCGCGTCGCTGCGCGCACACGTCTCCACCGGTGGCCGCGCGGTCATCGTGGTGGCGGGGCACGGTACGGCACACCGCATTCTGGAACGGCTCGCCGATGCCGAGGTGCCGGCGGCCGAGCTCGAGGCCGGTGCGGAACCGGTGCGCGGGCTGGTCGGCGTGCTGTGCGGTTCGCTGCACGACGGCATCGTGTTCGACGACGCCAAGCTCGTCGTCATCGCCGAATCCGATCTGACGGGTAACCGCGTCACCGCGCCGGGCGAGGGCAAGAAGCTACCCGCGCGCAGGCGCAATCAGGTCGATCCGCTGGCGCTGAGCGCCGGTGACATGGTCGTGCACGATCAGCACGGCATCGGCCGCTTCGTGGAGATGATTGAGCGCACCGTCGGCGGCGCGCGCCGCGAATACCTGGTCATCGAGTACGCGCCCAGCAAGCGCGGCCAGCCGGGCGACCGGTTGTTCGTGCCCATGGACTCCCTCGATCAGCTCTCCCGCTATGTGGGCGGTGAGATGCCGAGCCTGTCCAAGCTCGGCGGCTCCGACTGGCAGAACACGAAACGCAAGGCGCGCAAGGCCGTTCGTGAGATCGCCACCGAACTCGTGCAGCTCTACGCTGCCCGGCAGGCCGCGCCCGGTCACGCCTTCGGCCCGGACACCCCGTGGCAGCAGGAGATGGAGGACGCGTTCGCCTTCACCGAGACCGCCGATCAGCTCTCCGCCATCGCCGAGGTGAAGGCCGATATGGAGAAACCGGTCCCGATGGACCGCGTCGTCTGCGGTGATGTCGGCTACGGCAAGACCGAGATCGCGGTGCGCGCCGCCTTCAAGGCCGTGCAGGACGGCAAGCAGGTCGTGGTGCTGGTGCCGACAACCCTGCTGGCACAACAGCATCTGCAGACCTTCACCGAGCGCATGGCCGGATTCCCGGTGACCGTGAAGGGGCTGTCCCGCTTCACCGACGCCGCCGAATCCCGCGAGATCCTCGAGGGCATGGCCGCGGGTGACGTGGACATCGTGGTCGGCACGCACCGGCTGATCCAGACCGGCGTGCGCTGGAAGGATCTCGGCCTGGTCATCGTCGACGAGGAGCAGCGCTTCGGTGTCGAGCACAAGGAGCACATCAAGGCGCTGCGCACCCACGTGGACGTGCTCACCATGTCCGCCACGCCGATTCCGCGCACCCTGGAGATGAGCCTGGCGGGCATTCGCGAAATGTCGACCATCCTCACTCCGCCCGAGGAGCGGCATCCGATCCTCACCTATGTGGGCGCCTACAACGACAAACAGGTCGCCGCGGCCGTGCGTCGTGAGCTGCTACGCGACGGCCAGGTGTTCTACGTGCACAATCGTGTCGCCTCGATCGACAAGGCGGCCAAGCGGATTCGCGATCTGGTGCCCGAGGCGCGGGTGGTGGTCGCGCACGGCCAGATGAACGAGGACATGCTGGAGAAGACCGTCCAGGGTTTCTGGGAGCGGGAATTCGACGTGCTGGTCTGCACCACCATCATCGAGACCGGCCTCGACATCTCCAATGCCAATACGCTGATCGTGGAACGCGCCGACGCCCTGGGCCTTTCGCAGCTGCACCAGCTGCGCGGCCGCGTCGGGCGCAGTCGCGAACGCGGATACGCCTACTTCCTGTACCCGCCGGAAAAGCCGCTCACCGAAACGGCTTACGACCGTCTGGCCACCATCTCCCAGAACTCCGATCTGGGTGCGGGTATGGCCGTCGCCATGAAGGACCTCGAAATCCGCGGCGCCGGAAACGTGCTCGGCGCGGAGCAGTCCGGCCATGTCGCGGGCGTCGGCTTCGACCTGTACGTGCGCCTGGTCGGCGAGGCCGTGGAAGCCTACCGCGCCGCCGCCGACGGCCGTCCCATCACCGTGGACGAGGAGGTCAAGGAGGTCCGCATCGACCTCCCGGTCGACGCGCACATCCCGCCCGACTACATCGCCTCCGACCGCCTGCGCCTGGAGGGCTACCGCAAACTGGCCACCGCCCAGGACGATTCGGCCCTGGCCGCCGTGGTGGAGGAGTTCGTCGACCGCTACGGCCCGCTGCCGGTCGAGGTGGGTCGCCTGGTCTCGGTGGCGAAGCTGCGCCTGCTGGCCCGCGAATACGGCCTCACCGAAATCGGCGTCACCGGAACCACATTGAAGGTGTCCCCGCTGCAACTGCCCGACTCCAAGCAGTTGCGCCTCAAACGCCTCTACCCGAATGCCACCTACCGCGCCGCCACCGGCATCGTGCAACTCCCGCTGCCCCGCGTGGAAGACAGCGTCGGCGCGGCGCGCGTCCGCGACGTCCAACTGCTCCAGTTCGTGGCCGACCTCCTGCTCGCCCTGGACGGCAAAGCCCCCGGCGCGGTGGACATTCGAGTGGAAACCGAGGTGACCGCCGCCCGATGACCGCACCGGATTCCAACGGCGACGGCCCTGCCGACGCTGCCGCCGACTCCGCCCGCCTGTCCGAGGCACTCGCCAGGGCGGTCCGCATGAGCGAGACGCTCGCGGACACCGCCCGCATGACCGAGGCGTTGGGCGAGGCCGTCGACGTCATGGACCGCCTGTGGAACTTCGGCGGCTGGGAGGTGACGCAGACGCACGACTCGCTGCGCCCGTACCTCC contains:
- the mfd gene encoding transcription-repair coupling factor encodes the protein MPTHRPPLAGLAAVAGADTALRQVTNLIGRDSAMLVAPSAVRPFVAASIAGQKPLVVVTATGREADDLTVELTEILGDTVALFPSWETLPHERLSPGADTVGKRLQVLRRLAHPQDPVHPEPLRVVVTTVRSLMQPMARGLGDIEPIVLRAGAEFDFDELLTRLVEFAYERVDMVGKRGEFAVRGGILDLFPSTADHPVRVEFWGDEVSELRAFSIADQRSITDVPVDLVVAQPCRELLLTNDLRETAAQVAAENPADAALVEMLEKIAQGIPVEGMEALLPVLQPGELQLLTDVLPAETHVLLCDPEKIRTRAADLVRTGQEFLEASWTAASFGGAAPLGAHGLDLAASSYRGLDVVHADAEKRGLPWWTLSPLAADDPDEIVLPVLSAPSARGSEELVATIFASLRAHVSTGGRAVIVVAGHGTAHRILERLADAEVPAAELEAGAEPVRGLVGVLCGSLHDGIVFDDAKLVVIAESDLTGNRVTAPGEGKKLPARRRNQVDPLALSAGDMVVHDQHGIGRFVEMIERTVGGARREYLVIEYAPSKRGQPGDRLFVPMDSLDQLSRYVGGEMPSLSKLGGSDWQNTKRKARKAVREIATELVQLYAARQAAPGHAFGPDTPWQQEMEDAFAFTETADQLSAIAEVKADMEKPVPMDRVVCGDVGYGKTEIAVRAAFKAVQDGKQVVVLVPTTLLAQQHLQTFTERMAGFPVTVKGLSRFTDAAESREILEGMAAGDVDIVVGTHRLIQTGVRWKDLGLVIVDEEQRFGVEHKEHIKALRTHVDVLTMSATPIPRTLEMSLAGIREMSTILTPPEERHPILTYVGAYNDKQVAAAVRRELLRDGQVFYVHNRVASIDKAAKRIRDLVPEARVVVAHGQMNEDMLEKTVQGFWEREFDVLVCTTIIETGLDISNANTLIVERADALGLSQLHQLRGRVGRSRERGYAYFLYPPEKPLTETAYDRLATISQNSDLGAGMAVAMKDLEIRGAGNVLGAEQSGHVAGVGFDLYVRLVGEAVEAYRAAADGRPITVDEEVKEVRIDLPVDAHIPPDYIASDRLRLEGYRKLATAQDDSALAAVVEEFVDRYGPLPVEVGRLVSVAKLRLLAREYGLTEIGVTGTTLKVSPLQLPDSKQLRLKRLYPNATYRAATGIVQLPLPRVEDSVGAARVRDVQLLQFVADLLLALDGKAPGAVDIRVETEVTAAR